The sequence CACACTTTTATAAGGAGTCCTAATAAATTTTCTCACCTTCAATCTTGTTTTCCATttgagatgtctgatttggcagaggatgagactcttgatcccagggttgtgggtctgagccccacactgggcaaaagtttcctgcactgcaaggggtgggactagatgaccttcagagTCCCTCGCAACTCAGCAATTCTAGgaaaccttcctctccccacaagaCCTTATGCAGCTGTGAAAATGCATGCATCATTGGATTAATAGATGGCTAAAAAATGAACCCCTTCCCCCACGTCATGCAGGATAGCTCCTTGCTCTGGAGACCTCAgacgggaagagagagaaaaagaaattgaatAGGGCATCATCTTCAAATGCCCTCTGTAGAAACAGCCTCGCCATCCCCACACCTTGTCAGAAGTAAACCTTATTGCATTGAGTGGGGCTTCTGCCCAGTTAAATGTGTTTTGAGTGGATGCATTAACGTTCCTTATTTACAGACTGGATTCTGTCTATCGGGGGCATCAAATGGGGTGTCCTCTGGAtaatgctggactccaactcccctctgacccatccagcatggccaggaGTCAGAGAGGATGGGAGTCACAGTCCGGCAGCTTCCAGAAGGGGCCCCATGGGCTGTGCTGCCCCATACATTATGCAGGGCACCTTCCTTGTGTTCCTGAGCACCACACCAAAAACACAGTGCTTCCCCAAGGAGTgtcatttcagcaccaggtaCATCTGATTTCTCTCCTGGGATACTAACAGCTGGAATAACACATGCCTGTGGAATTGACCCCTCTCAAAGACCAGGCAGGAGTCTCTGGCTCCACTATCGGCACCACTGACTACTGACCGGTGCAGCCTGCTCTCCTTTCCCTGCGTTTCCCACAGGGTGGTGGCACATAATGGAATAAAGACACCTCCCCCACACCATTGACATTTGTTGCAGCAGAGGGGcaggtttctgtttttgttttaaaataaattaactgTAATGTATACTGAGAAGACGTTAATGTTCATTGTGAGTGGCTTTGGGGCAAAGCTTCCTCGGACAGCGACATTTGAAGAAGAAACTAAACTGAGCTGTGCAAAACTTGATGTTGGACTAAACAGACCTTTGGCTTTCCTGataaagtcgtaccttggttctcgaacagaatacgttccgggagtccattcgactcctcagaactgttcaaaaaccaaggtgcggcttccgattggccgcaggaccatcctgcagccaatcggaagctgtggaagccatgccagacattcggcttccaaaaatcgctTGAAAGCCGGAACGCTCACTTCTAGGTTTTGgtagtttgggagccaaggcgtttgagatccaaggtacgactgtacagtggtacctctggttgcgaacgggatccgttccggaggcccattcgcaacatgaaaagagagcAACCTGCAGTGGCACGTCTGGGCACGCGCAGGTTGTGATTCgttacttctgcgcatgcgcgtgacatcattttgtgcatctgcacatgtgcgagcgatgaaacccggaagtaaccctttccggtacttccgggtcgccacgggacgtatcctgaaagaacgtaacatgaagggaatgtaacatgaggtatgactgtattcttaatttaatttaattactgAATGATGCAGAAAGGACCTTTTCAAGGTGGTCTCTCCATCTGCTATGAGAAAGGGATCCTTAGAAAGAGAGGTTTTCCTTCCCCAAGGAAAAAGGAGGGCCTGGATaacaatcaaatacagtggtgcctcgcaagacaagattaattcgttctgcgagttttttcgtcttgcgaatttttcgtcttgcgaagcacggattcccataggaatgcattgaaaatcaattaatgcgttcctatggtcaaaaaaagtccaaacaaagccaaatttggtacaacaagagtttattaagtgctctttaaagtcacacatactgtaaagagcatttcaaaaattgaaggaacaataatttaagtttctaaacatgacagaaaaacatttaaaaatcaccaaagtgtacagtactgtacatacattttctaagactctggaggacaactcgaagaaggttcctcttccactctttgcttcttgctgaagaacctgtccatggtctgctgcttcatccgccttttcagcacctccctgaaagacgacatgaccctcgtatcaaaagtgttcgcaaggtcatgtgccacgtgcttgtcagggtggtgccgctgtgcaaaagcctgcacatctttcCACTTCAGTAGGCTGGCCCTACTCAGAGTTAACCCACCAAatttaatggacatgactaactggTTCATTCATTCCAATGGTTCTAACCTGACTCTGATGCAACTCTGATGTGAATCATTACTACTATTAGCAACAGGTAAGTTAAAAAAttatatcatcaccatcatcaatatgaaaatacagtggtaccttggtttgcaaacagtctggtttgcatacgttttggattacaaacacgtccaACCCGGAAGCGCgacttgggttacaacctgttttggtttacaaacggacccccagaacggattatggttgtaaaccaaggtaccccaGTAATAATAAATGGGACCTACAACAAAACATCACAATGTGTTTATTTAAGATTGTAAATAAATTTCCAGTAAgattgtaagtaaacttcttCCCAAAACATGTTTTCAAAACAGAGTACAACAGAAGTATCAGTAAACAAAATCTataatagaaataaatatatacatagcAATTTAAAGGCAGACCTTGGAAATGCCAAATTACACAGATTTAGTACACGCTGTAAAATTGTTGAGACGCATCTCTTCCAGCCGGCCACTTTGACTTGTCCCGCTCCTAGTGTTCCATTGTTTCTTTTCTAACAGACACTCTGGTGAGTTACAGAGCACACTCACTCTCTATTTGGCTAGGTGCGGGGAGAGGTTACTGCCCCATTAGGCAATTTATGCAGTTCTTATGGGAGGGAGGGACACATTTCTCGACCACCTCCCTGGGGTAACTGTGGCTGGTAATCAGGTGCAAAGCATCCTCACCTGCCCAGGTGGTTTCTCCGTCCCCCTCTTGCTTGACCTCTCTGCAGAGCCCCGCCTTCCAGGTGTCCGACGGAGCCCGCTCTGCCTCTGAAGACTCAGCAGCTACCTCCTTAGACACCCCTGGCAcctggaaaaataaaagcagaaatagAAATTAAGCAGCTGCTGAGGCCCATTGGCATAAAAAGGTCTCTAAGAGTCAAAAGTGAAGGTGTCTGCTGTTTTTGTCCTGGAAGAGAGTGCTCATCCACAgtgtacatttaaagtgctatgataccactttaaacagtcaaggcttcccccaaagaatcctgggaagtcaagtttgttaaggctgctgagagctctTTGGAGACACTCtactcccctcccagagctataattcccagagttcccgggAAAAGGGGTTGTtaataaaccactctgggaattgtggccaTGGGACGGGAATAGGGAGGCAGTCTCCTAAGAGCTCTCAGCACCTTAAAAACTGCCGCTCCCAGGAGTCTTCAGGAGAAGCCACAGCTGCTCTAAATCTGTATTAACCAGGTTTTTCTTgcaagtccagagggtggcaacacgagaacagggccttctctgaagtagctccccatctgtggaatgctctgcccagggaagttcacatggcacctcattatacacctttaagcgCCAAGaagaaacgttcctttttaaccagtcctttggttgatttgattgacatcctatgcccttttaaaatgggggaggggggttactaggttgttgtttttgtttgatgatgtactttgtggttttatattctgattttattctgtgagatgccctgagacctgcgggtaccaaggaagtcaaatggaatccgttccggaagtccattcaacttccaaaacgttcataAACCAAGACGAAGCTCCTGCaggcaatcagaagctgcggaagctgcgtcggacattcaggttccaaagaacctttgcgaaccggaacattcacttctgggtttgcggcatttgggagccaaaacgtttgagtcgcaaggcattAGTCAACCAAGCTACGACTGTatataaattaattttattacagtggtacctctggatgcgaatgggatccgttccggagccccgttcacattcTGAGTAGAACGTAAGACATGactgcacatctgcgcatgtcgcgttttgccgcttccgcgcatgcacgtgacgtcatttttagCATCTGAGCATGTgagagcggcgaaacccggaagtaatgcgctctgttacttccgggtcgccgcggagcgtaacttgaaaacgctcaacctgaagcacatttaacccgaggtatgactgtattattattattattattattattaaccaaaaTATGACCTCGCTGAAACCACCTGGCTCACCTCCTCTTCCCATCTTTCCACTCGGGATTGCTGCAGCAGGAAGTCCTCAGCCAGGGCCACTGCTTGCGTGCAGGACTCGGGGCTCCCCTTCCGGACCCAGGCCTGGACTTCCGGAGGCAGGATGGTCAGAAACTGCTCCAACAccagcagctccaggatctgctccttggtgtgCCTCTCCGGCTGCAGCCACTGTCGGCAAAGGTCCCGGAGGCGGCTGCAAACCTCGCGGGGGCCCTCAGCCGCCCGGTAGCAAAACTGCCGAAAGTGCTGGCGGACACTCTCCGCATCCAGGTCCTCTTCCTTTACTGTTCTAGGAATGAGGACCTCGCCTTCGGCCCCCAAGTTCTTATGGGCTTCACCGCTGGGCAGGAGTTGAGCCCCTTCCTGCCTCCTCAGCTGCAGGCCTCTCTCTGACGCTCCCTCAAAGGGAGGCAGATCGGCCTGAGAAATATCCCTCAGTGCAGGTCCCGGCTGGGGGACCTTTCCTCGTTCCAAGTGCGGGGACTGTGCCGCCTTCAAAAACCGCTGCCACTGAGTCTCCCAGCATCCTTGCGCTGCCCCCTCGGGCTCCCATTTGACATGGTCCAGTGTGGCACCTTCCCAGAATCCCCTGGCACTCTCAGGCGGGGCGGCACAAGGCTCTTTCCCTGTGCCGTTCCCTGGCTCGGTATCCACTGGGTCCTGCTTCTCAGTCTTCACACCCAACTTTCCGATAGTCTCCGCACCAAAATCGGACGCATCGCCACGATCTGCCACCATTTTGGTTCCTGGTGGCCTGAATTGGGATGTGTGAAACGAGCCTCCCACCAAATCAGGTGCAGAAATAACAGGCCCTCCAGAGTTCACAGCTGGATTCTAGGTCGGGATCCTTTGcttgaggaaaaaagaaagaacgaaagaaCCTTTCTGAATCAGAGGGGATAagcaggacctgcaacaaaattttGTAGAGCCGACTGGGAACTGATAACATGAGTTTCCTTCTCCCAGGGAGCAAAGAGTGCTGCCAATCAATGCTGATTATTGCTTCTTCTTTAGATCTGTTATTTGCTTGTTGCCCggaggtctccaagtgacttggaaaaacacaaataaatgtatgttactagcccagaggtggaaagaagtccctaccagagaaaaaTGGCAGATTAAACTGATGGATTattctgaaatggcaaaaatgaccagaagaattaAAAACCAGGAGGAgcaaaattttaataaagaatgggggaaatatataatttacTTTAAAAgtcattgtaaacaattaaaatcattagtaggattggaatggaATATGTAGTTTAACGTCGAACTATGGTTGTAATGGAGATTTAATAGATTTGGATTAATagagaagatgcaggaggaaaaaagTTAACATAAGGACCCACAATGggcaggagggaagtccaggggaacCTATgaaattctctttttattttggttGTTTGACAAATGTTTGtaaatttcaaaatctgaaaaattaaatatatttggggaaaaaggaaaaacacataAATGTATTACTcttcaaaaccaaaccaaaccactcCTCACCCCCTGGACTGATACTGTTTTACTTTCTCGATATGGCTTCGATTGGCATGTTTTGTTACGTTCCACATCCCCATAAAATAACTTGCTATTTCTTTGCAATTAAAGGCAGCCcccaaatttattatttttacaaaaatgaaacaaatgccCATTAGCACCATTTGTGCTCTGAAGCCCACCACACGAGTTGCCTGCctgcatcaatcaatcaatcaatcaatcagtatttACTGATTATTTTTTCCAGTTAAAGCTTTCTGCTGGTTTGATTCCCAGATGTTGCATGCCGCCTTGGAATGTTTTGAGGAAAGTGTGGTTTATCActgcccagaaatggaaaaaagttGCAGTACCAGCCAAGTAGCTAATTAAAttaatggattatgccaaaatggcaaggtTAATGGGTGCAATAAGAAACcgagaataattttttaaaattaaaattcggGGAGAATTTGTGGAATATTTGTAAAAACTCATTTATGCAAATAAGCTCATTAGCAGGATTAGCGTAAAACAAGCAGTTAGATGTATTATTCAGAGAAACTAAAGAATAACTTAAAGATGGAGTAATGTGGAAAATGCAGTATGAAAATCAAAACTAAAAAACCACAAAacggggggagggaagtcaaatatATGTGTACTAGAaatgtatttttgtaatttgtttgTCTGCGtatctttgaaaaaaatcccatACATTTCTAGTACACTTATAttttactccccaccccccttttgtggcTTCTTTTTATTTCTATAGATCTAGATCTAGAAATTCGTAAATCACAtcttcttttccctttccctcctcctctcttttgcACTGCAcgcagccccacctcccagccCCTTGCAAGCGAGTTAACTCACCTGATCCCTCAAATCCCAGGAGATCCTCCCGCTTCCCGGAGAtgcaatatatacagtatatatatgaaAAGGCTACTTTGGGTCTCCCCTCTCCCACCAGGCTTCCCCCGGGAGAAGGCGGAGCAGGAAGTGACTCCGCACAGGCGCAACCCGTTTGCGAGGAAGTCTTTTCTGAGGATCGACCCTCTTCGGCGTCGCCCCTTCGGAGGTTGCAACCTGCACAAAACGGGGGTGGATCCCAGAATCATCTCCGCCCCCGACCCTGGGAGAAACAAAGGCCCGCGAGGCggggtgggggaaatggaggaaattcctggggaaagaaagggggatTGGAAACGCGTGTCTTTCAAGGCTTGGATTGGAAACGCgtgtctttcccccaccccccatatatttttgttttcttgctgctggactccaactcccatcagccccagcttacCATGGCCAGTGCtgagggatgacgggagttgtagtcctaaaacagcggCAACGTTGCTCAGGTTCCAGTTCCAATTGaaagtgttgcaggaatttatgtataggttggggggggggtgttgcccctccagcagatatcatgcacatgcagcccactaccaaaatcagcacaatcgctgTTGTGACTTGttttttgtccccacaaaactattcaaagggcctctgctgcacaataccaaaggtaagaattcactgataaatgtactggctcactgggaaaacttcagaaattcatatagacgtgagctcagctactcagcagcccctctgcctgagtgataatccctggcatcctgataaagtggtacctcaggttacaaacgcttcaggttacagactccgctaacccagaaatagtgcttcaggttaagaactttgcttcaggatgagaacagaaatcatggtccggcggcgcagcggcagcaggaggccccattagctaaagtggtgcttcaggttaagaacagtttcaggttaagaacggacctccggaacgaattaagtacttaacccgaggtaccactgtacctgagtgccagacaggtagccattccataaataacaaacccagatgaagacgaAAGGGTGtaattaacttggctgggaaacagggaaatgtaaagatctttTTTGTGATACTTGATGGGTGTTtagtggagggcaaggagaaccatggggcagggtccaagatgctcagattactgccaccagacctcccctttcatgatgtaaccgtgatgtatgagtggtgtagtttgggggggtgtaacatggggattagcagctaataaaagtttgggggctcttttgttcagggcttccatcttgttccaccttgtgccaggtgggagtcctgtcgcgacagtcttcaataaagaccaagcctactggctgctgtttggctctggtattcctggctggtgtccttgttttttgtccaagggagccctcagatttctctgttaacagAAGAGACccccgtgggtcatctagtccaaccccctgaaatgcaggaagttCAACTAAAGCTTACTGAACTGAATGAGTAGCTCAGCTgatagagcgtgagactcttaatcacagggttgtgggttcgagtcccgtgTTGGGcgagaagattcctgcattgcagggggttgggctagatgacccttggggtcccttccaagtttaCAATTCTATGAGCAACCCCAGAACTCCATTAACCTTCACccgcagaactacagttcccagagtcctGGGGAGAAAAACTGGGACTTCTGCTTTGCCACAAAGGACCCTCTTGCTGCCGCCCCCTCCTCATGTTGCAAAACtgcaacctggatggctttaaaagtggattaggcaaattcatgggggctaccaatggctactggccatgatggctgtgctctgcctctgcggttggaggcagagatgcttctgaataccctgAATCCAGGTTGCTGGaatctgcaggaggggagagggctcttgcgcttGGATCCTGCCTGCAGACTTCCCcttgggcatctgcttggctgcagtgagaacaggatgccacaaggtgtgactggaaagttGGGTCACAGAAATCAAACACCACTTTTCTgggcacagcccaggaggaaggagcggaaccacttcATAACAGTGGCCCCAGCTcccagacggtccagaaggatgttatggtcgatggtatcaaaggccgctgagagatccagcagaactaggaaacagctctcacctttgtccctagcccgccggagatcatcaaccagcgcgaccaaggcagtttcagtcccatgatgaggcctgaatcccgactggaagggatccaaatggtctgcttcttccaagcgtgcctggagttgttcagcaaccactcgctcaatcaccttgcccaagaatggaagatttgagactgggcgatagttggtcctattggcagcatctaaagatattttttttaagaagcggtttgataaccgcctctttcagcgggtctgggaaggctccctcacagagagaagcattcactgGTTTGAACATTTGACAGGTTTTCATTATTTTCTCCTTTTGCAAGACAGTGGGTACATTTTACACTTAAAAAGTTACATTTAGTTCAGAGATAGAAAGTTACATTCAGTAGGGAGACAACATAAAACTAACATTAAAGAAATAACATTAGTACAGAGATGGTGAACACAATTATAATATCTCACAGTGGCTGGAAAAGGAAGCAATACAGCAGACTATACTGTGGTTTTGAGCATCACAGGGAGCAATGCAGGGGGGCAGAGAAGTGGGGAGACTTTATTGATAGCAAATATTTATTCCCTTATTGATACAGAGGAAAAGAAACCTTTATTCAACTCAAAATTCTTACAACACAATCAAAAAGCATTTGCTGCTCCTTCAGAAAACATTCAGGAACTGCAAAGCCCTggagacattttttttaaaaaataaaataaagagcacGTGATCACTGAGTCATTTCCAGGAAGGGAAACTCCCAGTGGCTGAAAACTGAGAAAGTGAAACTTAACTCGGATCTTTGGTGCGAGGGAGCCATGGCTGCTGCAGGGGGTCACATCCAGCGTCTCCGTGATGAAGCCACTTGCTCCATCTGCCTGGATTACTTCAAGGATCCAGTGACCATCCCAGAgtgtgggcacaacttctgccgatCCTGCTTGGTCCTGTTCTGGGGGGAATCAGAGGcagaggcttcctgccctcagtGCAGAAAAACAGTCCAGAGAAGGAGCCTCGTCTCCAACAGGCAACTGGCTAATGTGGCAGAAATAGCCCAGAATCTCAGCCttcaagagggaaaggaggaaggagggaaaggaggagtctgcgaggagcaccaggagcccctgaagcTCTTCTGCAAGGAGGATGAAGCCCCCATTTGTGTGGTTTGTGACAAATCAAAGGAGCACAAACATCACGAGGTGATTCCTCTGAAGGAGGCTTCCGAGGAATACAAGGTAGGAGATCCCTGGATGTGGAGGGGGAGAAATAGCTGTGGATTCTTCTTGGGAGGTTTCCTTTTTAATTCTCAGCTCCAAAGTATGAATTGGCATGAATACATCCTTGTTTATTATGTAAAAAGCAGCCCAGGGGAAGCCTGAGGGCTCCTGGgatggctgggaggagggagtttAAGTCTTTCTCTCTTCCAGGGGGACAAAGGGATCTCCCTTGATATCCCTGAGTAGCATCTGCAAAGACTAGATGGAAGTCTGTAAGcaaggggtgacctaactgggtccctgagccccacagggctgGCACAGAAAAAAGGTAGCGGGTCCAGGGAgccatggacccaaaaaggttgaaaacctctggactTTTATTTCCTCGAATAAACTACTTTCCTATTATAGCAAGGCCAGTGGGCGCAAGAAGCCAGCACACTATTCACCTCCTCTCTGTGTGTCTCAGTCAAACCTgagttttcccttttctctttagGCAGAGATCTGTCGCCGCCTGGAGattctgaggaaagagagagaggaaattctGGCCCATCAAGCAGCCCTGGACAAGGAATGGAAACACCTCCTGGTAAGTGCCACTCTTATTACTAGGTAGGGAACAAGCACTTGAAGAGTCAAGTCAGGactgaggagggatggggaaatctgcccatttcaacttctccccatttctcctttttccatatcAGTCTGTTTATTAATTTATCATTCTGAAAATAAATCAGATGTTAGGGTGGCTACCTCCttgtataaatattttgaaatgtacttTATcttcataaatacattttttgtgaACATTACCTGGCTTGTTCAACCATGaaaaattcagaggtgtgaatttcaaaagattgctCTGTTTCATTCTCCATATTTTTTCAGCAATAGTAAATTACGGTAGGTAAATTCACTTTTGAATGCAGCTAATTTGAGTTTATTTTCCATTGTCGTTTATTATGTGAATAGCAGTCAAGGACAAGACAGGAATTGTGAGCTGAGAGGGTGGAAGCAGGT comes from Podarcis raffonei isolate rPodRaf1 chromosome 2, rPodRaf1.pri, whole genome shotgun sequence and encodes:
- the LOC128409287 gene encoding zinc finger and SCAN domain-containing protein 32-like, producing the protein MVADRGDASDFGAETIGKLGVKTEKQDPVDTEPGNGTGKEPCAAPPESARGFWEGATLDHVKWEPEGAAQGCWETQWQRFLKAAQSPHLERGKVPQPGPALRDISQADLPPFEGASERGLQLRRQEGAQLLPSGEAHKNLGAEGEVLIPRTVKEEDLDAESVRQHFRQFCYRAAEGPREVCSRLRDLCRQWLQPERHTKEQILELLVLEQFLTILPPEVQAWVRKGSPESCTQAVALAEDFLLQQSRVERWEEEVPGVSKEVAAESSEAERAPSDTWKAGLCREVKQEGDGETTWAGEDALHLITSHSYPREVVEKCVPPSHKNCINCLMGQ